The following are encoded together in the Candidatus Omnitrophota bacterium genome:
- a CDS encoding LptE family protein: MKTFVRSFTLFLMLSILAGCGYSTRSNLAGNFRSISIEPFKNTVSYSAEQATKNLYIPLLEVKITNAVTDRFLFDGNLKIADKGKADLALEGSLLNYERNALRYTDDEDVQEYRISIVVSMTLFDKSGEVVWSEPSFAGEATYFVTGPLARSENAAIEDALTDLARRIVERTVENW; encoded by the coding sequence ATGAAGACTTTTGTTCGGTCGTTTACACTTTTTTTGATGTTATCCATCTTAGCCGGTTGCGGATATTCAACGCGCTCGAATCTTGCCGGCAATTTCCGCAGTATCAGTATAGAACCATTTAAGAACACGGTCTCTTACAGCGCTGAGCAGGCCACAAAAAACCTGTATATCCCTCTCTTGGAAGTTAAAATTACCAATGCCGTTACCGATCGATTTCTCTTTGACGGAAATTTAAAAATCGCGGATAAGGGAAAAGCTGACCTTGCCCTGGAAGGAAGTTTGCTTAATTACGAACGCAATGCCTTGCGCTATACGGATGATGAAGATGTTCAGGAATATCGCATTAGCATCGTGGTTTCTATGACACTGTTTGACAAGTCGGGGGAAGTTGTTTGGTCAGAGCCTAGTTTTGCCGGTGAAGCGACTTATTTTGTGACGGGGCCTTTGGCAAGATCTGAGAATGCGGCTATTGAAGACGCGTTAACCGACTTGGCCCGCCGTATTGTGGAAAGAACAGTAGAAAATTGGTAA
- a CDS encoding ComEC/Rec2 family competence protein, with translation MRTHRPLIGVTLCFAAGIALNSWLAYFFIVAWIAAFLSGLASLILIRRKILSEILLLISFVFLGSLFSHLQQKLPNHHIYLVSRYTRNIPVEIKGIICSDVQDRAFSRTKKLMFTLDTKLIKTDGKWKKTTGKILVHSFSRTEVSYGDYVRLEGKLFKPFNFKTEHGSEFSYRDYLSRRGIKLLFSVKKTALVDVIQKGMGSSVGAASVQLKNNFKKLFREHLSFSEAALMEGIILGDRYHIPRPVTDLFAQTGTAHILAISGQNIVIVAFFLYLVLLTVPIHRKWRYILIIVLLAFYAFLTGSQPSVVRATIMVSVFIASFLTERETDGINSLCLAALTILLINPSNLFDIGFQLSFISVFAIFDFFPKIMRFFSNHFPCFTRPPLFFVAEAFAVSLAAWMGVAGLIAYYFHIITPITILANLPIVPCMTAIIPLGLGLLLVGWMSPWFMSAFAACLKMILNAMVFCVYFFSQCPGSYFYIKNVSLWQVMIYYCLIFLFFHFPQAVKLTKLGKCDKVSAMKNKFILCLCAAFLLAFTTPCLAFWIWTPETNKWVNPKYSVKETPAEQLEYAKGIQAAKDYKVAVNEFEKLIKYYPRSREAAEAQYFIGLCWEEQGRAFDAYKAYQKTIEKYPFNDRSAEIIERQYKIGEQVLEGDVKKSGILNAVVGGDYNVVDVFRTVIKNAPYGVYAAVSQYKIGLYLQEKGLYQEARDEFEKVVNDYPESEWVKAAKYQIALVDAKRSTQAQYDQRVTQAAVKEFEEFTAAYPDAELSEKAKKEIQKLRSKEAENNFLIGRFYEKQKQDDAARIYYEVIINDYHETTWAVKAQERLRLIDLRKK, from the coding sequence GTGAGAACACATCGGCCTCTTATCGGCGTAACTTTGTGCTTTGCCGCTGGAATTGCTTTAAACTCTTGGCTAGCTTATTTTTTTATTGTTGCGTGGATTGCGGCATTTTTGTCAGGGTTGGCGAGCTTGATCTTGATCCGACGAAAAATCCTTTCAGAAATCCTTCTTCTGATCTCTTTTGTTTTCCTTGGTTCCTTATTTTCTCATCTCCAGCAAAAACTCCCCAATCATCATATTTATCTTGTAAGCCGGTATACCCGTAATATTCCGGTAGAGATCAAGGGAATTATTTGTTCGGATGTCCAGGACCGCGCTTTTTCCAGGACCAAGAAGCTAATGTTTACACTGGACACCAAATTGATTAAAACGGACGGCAAATGGAAAAAGACGACCGGGAAAATACTTGTCCATAGTTTTAGCCGGACCGAAGTTTCTTACGGAGATTATGTGCGCCTTGAGGGAAAACTTTTTAAGCCTTTTAATTTTAAGACGGAACACGGGAGCGAGTTTTCTTACCGTGATTATCTTTCTCGCCGGGGCATAAAGTTATTATTCAGTGTTAAAAAAACCGCTTTGGTCGATGTTATTCAAAAAGGGATGGGGAGCTCTGTCGGGGCCGCCTCGGTGCAATTAAAGAATAATTTTAAGAAACTATTTCGAGAACATCTTTCGTTTTCCGAGGCGGCCCTGATGGAAGGAATTATCCTGGGGGACCGCTATCATATTCCTCGCCCCGTAACGGATCTGTTCGCGCAAACCGGGACAGCTCATATTTTAGCGATCAGCGGACAAAATATCGTGATTGTCGCGTTCTTTCTCTATCTAGTGCTTCTGACGGTTCCGATCCATAGAAAATGGCGGTATATCCTTATTATTGTTCTGCTTGCATTTTATGCGTTTTTGACTGGTTCACAGCCGTCCGTTGTGCGGGCGACTATCATGGTCTCGGTTTTTATCGCTAGTTTTTTAACAGAACGGGAAACAGACGGCATTAATTCTCTTTGCCTGGCAGCATTAACGATCCTTCTTATCAATCCCTCCAATCTTTTTGATATTGGGTTTCAATTGTCGTTTATCAGTGTTTTTGCGATCTTCGACTTTTTTCCTAAGATTATGCGGTTTTTTTCGAACCATTTTCCATGCTTTACCCGTCCGCCGCTTTTCTTCGTTGCAGAAGCTTTTGCTGTTTCTTTGGCGGCGTGGATGGGGGTAGCGGGGCTTATTGCCTACTATTTCCACATTATTACGCCGATCACAATTCTAGCCAATTTACCGATCGTTCCTTGCATGACGGCCATTATTCCTTTGGGTTTGGGGCTTTTATTAGTTGGATGGATGTCTCCTTGGTTCATGTCAGCCTTTGCCGCCTGCTTAAAAATGATCCTTAACGCGATGGTTTTTTGTGTTTATTTTTTTAGCCAATGTCCGGGATCTTATTTCTACATAAAAAACGTATCTCTTTGGCAGGTGATGATTTACTATTGTTTGATTTTCTTATTTTTCCATTTTCCGCAGGCTGTCAAGTTGACAAAGTTAGGGAAGTGTGATAAAGTGAGCGCCATGAAAAATAAATTTATTTTGTGTTTGTGTGCGGCTTTTCTCTTGGCTTTTACAACACCTTGCCTGGCTTTCTGGATCTGGACACCGGAAACCAATAAATGGGTCAATCCTAAATATTCCGTAAAAGAAACACCCGCCGAACAGCTTGAGTACGCCAAGGGCATTCAAGCGGCTAAAGATTATAAAGTCGCCGTTAATGAATTTGAGAAACTCATTAAATATTATCCGCGTTCCCGCGAAGCCGCCGAGGCTCAGTATTTTATCGGGCTATGCTGGGAAGAGCAAGGCAGAGCCTTTGATGCCTATAAGGCCTATCAAAAAACAATCGAAAAATACCCTTTTAATGACCGTTCCGCGGAGATCATTGAGCGCCAGTACAAAATCGGTGAGCAAGTGCTGGAAGGTGACGTTAAGAAATCAGGGATCTTAAACGCTGTTGTCGGCGGAGATTATAATGTGGTCGATGTCTTTCGCACTGTTATTAAAAACGCGCCTTATGGAGTTTATGCCGCTGTATCTCAATATAAGATCGGCCTATATCTTCAAGAAAAAGGGTTGTATCAGGAAGCCAGAGATGAATTCGAGAAAGTGGTCAACGATTATCCGGAAAGCGAATGGGTCAAAGCCGCAAAATATCAGATTGCTTTGGTAGATGCCAAACGTTCTACCCAAGCGCAGTATGATCAGCGTGTTACTCAAGCGGCTGTTAAAGAATTCGAAGAATTTACCGCGGCTTATCCGGATGCGGAATTATCCGAAAAGGCTAAGAAAGAGATCCAGAAATTGCGCTCCAAAGAGGCTGAAAATAATTTTCTCATCGGACGTTTTTATGAAAAACAAAAACAGGATGATGCGGCGCGTATTTATTATGAGGTTATTATCAATGATTATCATGAGACAACCTGGGCCGTAAAAGCACAAGAACGGCTGCGCTTAATAGACCTTAGGAAAAAATAG
- a CDS encoding HD-GYP domain-containing protein codes for MPQGDLKEFLFKQRNFFKLSTLIILFLLIIIQFFGLILQSRIFPEALSVVIAFICIIYLWLAEQKDIERLQRSNIGLLAAQEELKTSHIDTVMALVLSQEAKDHYTYGHSERVRQYSVIIAQELKLPEHQVMTIARGAKLHDIGKIGIKDEILFSDGKLTSEQYDVIKTHPLKGVAILEPLKFLEREKLIVRHHHERYDGAGYPDKLKGEEIPLEARIVGVADAFDAMRSRRRYRSDLSKEEIIMQLVSNSGTQFDPKVVDVFVRNIDRFYV; via the coding sequence ATGCCTCAAGGCGACCTCAAGGAATTTCTCTTCAAGCAAAGAAACTTCTTTAAGCTTAGCACGCTTATCATTCTATTTCTCTTGATTATTATTCAATTTTTTGGCCTTATTCTCCAATCTCGAATTTTTCCCGAAGCTTTGTCGGTGGTCATTGCGTTTATTTGCATTATCTATCTTTGGTTGGCCGAACAAAAAGATATTGAGCGGTTGCAGCGTTCTAATATCGGGCTTCTTGCCGCCCAAGAAGAATTAAAAACAAGCCATATTGATACAGTGATGGCACTTGTCTTAAGCCAGGAAGCTAAGGACCATTATACGTATGGCCATTCGGAAAGAGTTCGCCAGTATTCAGTGATCATCGCTCAGGAATTAAAGCTGCCGGAACATCAGGTCATGACGATTGCTCGGGGAGCAAAGTTGCATGATATCGGAAAGATCGGTATCAAAGACGAGATTCTATTTTCTGATGGGAAATTAACTTCCGAACAATATGATGTTATCAAAACACACCCTTTAAAAGGCGTGGCCATTCTTGAGCCGCTTAAATTTTTAGAGCGGGAAAAACTGATCGTTCGCCATCATCATGAGCGTTATGACGGCGCCGGTTATCCGGACAAGCTAAAGGGTGAAGAAATTCCCCTAGAGGCTCGTATTGTTGGCGTTGCTGATGCGTTTGATGCGATGCGTTCTCGCCGCCGTTACCGCAGCGATCTCTCCAAGGAAGAAATTATTATGCAACTGGTGAGTAATTCCGGTACGCAGTTTGATCCCAAAGTTGTGGATGTTTTTGTACGCAATATCGACCGTTTTTATGTGTGA
- a CDS encoding isochorismatase family protein, whose amino-acid sequence MKILPTVFFLLFVSSQHVFADASNLAVVKLRMREEVYNAERDMQASHLVYFLHVLDLSKTALVLIDVWEHNPLNVEIQVKPARDNIVRLLQFARANHIRIIHAASGKSIHPDCRPLPGELIVQKGKNSVMEKNFLKYLRGIDTVIYTGFQLNYCVMFNSSGILTAWHNNKNVIIVRDATSALETVETLSNRWCFFATLSMIEGQFGSSMATDDLLYASFEPKEN is encoded by the coding sequence ATGAAAATTCTTCCTACTGTCTTCTTCTTGCTGTTCGTGTCTTCTCAACATGTTTTTGCTGACGCTTCTAATCTAGCGGTGGTCAAGCTGCGTATGAGAGAAGAAGTTTATAATGCTGAGCGAGATATGCAGGCCAGTCATCTCGTGTATTTTCTTCATGTCCTCGATCTTTCGAAGACGGCATTGGTTTTAATCGATGTATGGGAACACAACCCGCTCAATGTCGAAATTCAAGTAAAACCGGCCCGTGATAATATTGTCCGGCTTTTGCAATTTGCCCGCGCAAATCATATACGCATTATCCATGCGGCCTCGGGAAAATCTATTCATCCTGACTGCAGGCCGTTGCCGGGGGAATTGATTGTCCAAAAGGGAAAAAATTCTGTTATGGAGAAAAATTTTCTCAAATATCTAAGGGGGATCGATACGGTAATTTATACCGGATTTCAGCTCAATTATTGTGTTATGTTCAATTCTTCCGGCATTTTAACGGCATGGCATAATAACAAAAATGTTATTATTGTGCGCGATGCCACCTCAGCTTTGGAAACAGTGGAAACACTATCCAATAGATGGTGTTTTTTTGCTACCCTTAGTATGATTGAGGGTCAATTTGGCAGCTCTATGGCAACAGACGACCTGCTTTATGCTTCTTTTGAGCCGAAAGAAAATTAA
- a CDS encoding VOC family protein codes for MTRERCHHIGLFVRDLKKMDRFYTRHLGFKLERSRMIDQKNIREIFGINSSCEMRYYALDDLRVEIFCFYDIKLRKYHPETQGYNHWTLLVDDKDKFCNRLRRKRIKVLKLIRPQGFTYFIKDPEDNLIEIKEYADTVPFQKKH; via the coding sequence ATGACGAGAGAGCGTTGTCATCATATCGGCCTTTTTGTTCGCGACCTTAAGAAAATGGACCGGTTTTATACGCGGCATCTTGGTTTCAAATTAGAACGAAGCCGGATGATCGATCAAAAAAATATCCGGGAAATCTTTGGGATCAATTCATCTTGCGAGATGCGTTATTATGCCTTAGACGATTTGCGGGTGGAGATCTTTTGTTTTTATGATATTAAACTGCGTAAATATCATCCTGAAACACAAGGCTATAATCATTGGACGCTTTTGGTAGATGATAAAGATAAATTTTGTAACCGTCTTCGCAGGAAAAGAATAAAAGTCCTTAAGCTCATTCGGCCGCAAGGTTTCACGTATTTTATTAAAGATCCGGAAGACAATTTAATTGAGATCAAAGAATATGCCGACACCGTCCCTTTCCAAAAGAAACATTAA
- a CDS encoding acetyl-CoA carboxylase carboxyltransferase subunit alpha yields MAALDFEKPIIELEAKIAELGKFSTEKKINLSSEIEKLESKLEKMKKDIYSNLTSWQRVQIARHPERPYTLDYIRMITTDFLELHGDRLFADDLAMIAGFAKIDDRKVLVIGHQKGRNTKENVMRNFGCAHPEGYRKAIRLMLLAEKLKIPVVIFIDTPGAYPGVGAEERGQAQAIACNLRDMVKISTPIVATVIGEGGSGGALGIGIADRVCILQNAYYSVISPEGCASILWRSSTKAAEAAEALRLTGENLVKFGVADEIIPEPPGGAHRDPQLVAAIVKKVIIKYLKQLSGLSKEELLDARYEKFRKLGEFTTV; encoded by the coding sequence ATGGCCGCATTAGATTTTGAAAAACCGATTATTGAACTTGAAGCTAAGATCGCTGAATTAGGAAAATTCAGCACAGAAAAAAAGATCAATTTGTCTTCCGAGATCGAAAAACTCGAAAGCAAATTAGAAAAGATGAAAAAGGATATTTATAGCAATCTGACTTCTTGGCAAAGGGTCCAGATCGCTCGACATCCGGAACGGCCATACACTTTAGATTATATCCGTATGATCACAACTGATTTCCTAGAGCTGCACGGCGATAGGCTTTTTGCCGATGATCTTGCGATGATCGCCGGTTTTGCTAAGATCGATGACAGAAAAGTCCTGGTGATAGGCCATCAAAAGGGGCGAAATACCAAAGAAAATGTGATGCGAAATTTTGGTTGCGCTCATCCGGAAGGATATCGAAAGGCCATACGGTTGATGTTATTGGCTGAAAAACTTAAGATTCCCGTTGTTATTTTTATTGATACGCCCGGAGCTTATCCTGGTGTTGGCGCCGAAGAGCGCGGGCAAGCGCAAGCGATCGCGTGCAATTTACGCGATATGGTCAAGATCTCCACGCCGATCGTGGCTACTGTTATCGGTGAAGGGGGAAGCGGCGGTGCTTTGGGAATAGGTATTGCCGATAGAGTTTGTATTTTACAAAATGCTTATTATTCGGTTATCTCGCCGGAAGGCTGTGCGTCCATTCTTTGGCGTAGCAGCACCAAGGCTGCGGAGGCGGCCGAAGCGCTTCGCTTAACGGGAGAAAATTTAGTTAAATTTGGCGTTGCTGATGAAATTATTCCGGAACCTCCCGGCGGTGCCCACCGCGATCCACAATTAGTGGCAGCTATAGTGAAAAAAGTTATTATAAAATATTTAAAGCAACTTTCCGGCTTGTCCAAAGAAGAGCTCTTAGACGCTCGCTACGAAAAATTCCGTAAATTAGGCGAATTTACGACGGTATAA
- the leuS gene encoding leucine--tRNA ligase has product MPYTVEEIRKIEEYWQKAWDDQKAFQAVFDPKKPKYYVLEMFPYPSGKIHMGHVRNYTIADVLARFKLMQGHNVLHPIGYDAFGQPAENAAIKNKIDPAQWTRRCISQMHDELKRMGFSYDWERELSTCDAEYYRWNQWIFLKMLEKGLAYKKASAVNWCPSCETTLANEEVINEACWRCKTPVIQKDLEQWYLKITQYCEPLLEDLKKLHDWPARVVAMQSNWIGKSFGVEIYFKISALDGKTQETLPVFTTRPDTIFGATYVVLAPEHPLVKKLISGSSQEKKILAFIDKVTKESKTDRVAAGLKKQGIFTGAYAVNPVNNEEIPIWIADYVLMEYGTGAIMAVPTHDQRDFLFAKENKLPMRIVIQDPKNPDQKAEELKEAYEGEGAQVNSAQFDGLPNEEAKKKIAEWMTKANIGKITTHWRLRDWLISRQRYWGTPIPIIYCKHCGVVPVPQKDLPVKLPENIKITGQGGSPLSHVKEFVDVKCPTCGHLARRETDTMATFFDSSWYFLRFCSARDQEEVFKKEEAAYWMPVDQYIGGIEHAILHLLYSRFFTKFFKDLGLIKFDEPFIRLLTQGMVLKDGEVMSKSKGNTVDPDSVITKYGADTLRLFILFAAPPEDQLEWNDSAMEGSFRFLSRVWRLVEDRYGEDKGKIDSLEWDEEDKELERERNIAIKKVTEDFQNYKFNTAISSLMTLCNKIEKYKCTNPNKAIIQSALKTLALLLTPLVPHICEELWKKMGGKKIVAHSDWPRYDEKGIQQDTVWIIAQVNGKLRGKFSVALNTAEEELKSVILSDAKIKEHLLGKTIKRFIVVPNKLVNIAVE; this is encoded by the coding sequence ATGCCCTATACGGTTGAAGAAATACGAAAAATTGAAGAATATTGGCAAAAGGCCTGGGATGATCAAAAGGCCTTTCAGGCTGTTTTTGACCCCAAGAAGCCAAAGTATTACGTTCTTGAAATGTTCCCGTATCCGTCGGGGAAGATCCATATGGGGCATGTGCGCAATTATACCATTGCGGATGTACTGGCACGTTTTAAGCTGATGCAAGGACACAACGTCTTACATCCTATCGGCTACGATGCTTTTGGCCAGCCCGCGGAAAATGCCGCTATCAAAAACAAGATTGATCCTGCCCAGTGGACTCGCCGATGCATCAGCCAAATGCACGATGAATTAAAACGTATGGGATTTTCTTACGATTGGGAAAGAGAATTGTCCACCTGTGACGCTGAATACTATCGGTGGAACCAGTGGATCTTTCTAAAGATGCTGGAAAAAGGTTTAGCATACAAAAAAGCTTCCGCGGTCAATTGGTGTCCGAGCTGTGAAACAACATTAGCTAACGAAGAAGTTATTAATGAAGCTTGCTGGCGTTGCAAAACTCCGGTCATTCAAAAAGATTTGGAACAGTGGTATCTAAAGATCACTCAATACTGTGAACCGCTTTTGGAAGATCTTAAAAAACTGCACGATTGGCCTGCCAGAGTTGTGGCGATGCAAAGCAATTGGATCGGAAAAAGCTTCGGCGTTGAGATCTATTTCAAAATCTCCGCCCTCGACGGAAAAACACAAGAAACATTACCGGTTTTTACTACTCGTCCTGATACGATTTTTGGGGCAACTTATGTTGTCTTGGCCCCGGAACATCCTCTTGTTAAGAAATTGATCAGCGGTTCTTCTCAGGAAAAGAAAATCTTAGCGTTCATCGATAAAGTTACTAAAGAAAGCAAAACCGACCGCGTTGCCGCCGGGCTTAAAAAGCAAGGAATTTTTACCGGCGCCTATGCGGTTAATCCAGTGAACAATGAAGAAATCCCTATTTGGATCGCCGATTATGTTTTGATGGAATACGGCACGGGCGCGATCATGGCGGTGCCTACTCACGACCAACGTGATTTTCTTTTTGCCAAAGAAAATAAATTACCGATGCGTATTGTTATTCAAGATCCTAAAAATCCGGATCAAAAGGCGGAAGAATTAAAAGAAGCTTATGAGGGCGAGGGGGCTCAGGTTAATTCCGCGCAATTTGATGGTTTACCTAATGAAGAAGCAAAAAAGAAGATCGCCGAATGGATGACAAAAGCAAATATCGGAAAAATCACCACTCATTGGCGTTTGCGCGATTGGCTTATTTCCCGCCAGCGTTATTGGGGAACACCTATCCCGATCATCTATTGTAAGCATTGTGGTGTTGTCCCTGTTCCCCAAAAAGATCTTCCTGTCAAACTGCCCGAAAATATTAAGATCACCGGCCAAGGCGGAAGCCCTCTTTCTCATGTTAAAGAATTTGTGGATGTTAAATGTCCCACCTGCGGGCATCTGGCTCGTCGGGAAACCGACACGATGGCCACATTCTTTGATTCTTCCTGGTATTTCTTGCGCTTTTGCTCGGCGCGCGATCAAGAGGAAGTTTTCAAAAAAGAAGAAGCCGCTTACTGGATGCCGGTGGATCAATATATCGGCGGCATTGAACATGCCATTTTGCATCTTTTGTATTCGAGATTTTTTACAAAATTCTTTAAGGATTTAGGATTAATCAAGTTTGATGAGCCGTTCATTCGTCTTTTAACACAAGGGATGGTTTTAAAAGACGGAGAAGTGATGTCGAAGTCCAAAGGCAATACCGTTGATCCTGATTCGGTGATTACTAAGTATGGAGCCGACACGTTAAGGCTTTTTATTTTGTTCGCCGCGCCGCCCGAAGATCAGTTGGAATGGAATGACAGCGCCATGGAAGGGTCTTTTCGATTTTTATCCAGGGTTTGGAGATTGGTCGAAGATCGATACGGCGAAGACAAAGGGAAAATCGACAGTTTAGAATGGGACGAAGAAGATAAAGAACTTGAGCGAGAAAGAAATATTGCCATCAAAAAGGTCACGGAAGATTTTCAAAATTATAAGTTTAATACGGCCATCAGCAGTTTGATGACTTTGTGCAATAAAATAGAGAAATATAAATGCACGAATCCAAATAAGGCGATCATTCAATCCGCTTTAAAAACTTTAGCTTTGCTTTTAACGCCGCTCGTTCCGCATATTTGTGAAGAATTATGGAAAAAAATGGGCGGAAAAAAAATAGTTGCTCATAGCGATTGGCCACGCTATGATGAAAAAGGTATTCAGCAAGATACAGTTTGGATCATTGCCCAGGTAAACGGAAAATTGCGCGGGAAATTTAGTGTTGCTCTAAATACGGCAGAAGAGGAATTAAAGAGCGTGATTTTATCGGATGCGAAGATTAAAGAGCATCTCCTAGGAAAAACGATCAAGCGGTTTATTGTTGTGCCCAATAAGTTAGTTAATATCGCGGTGGAATAA
- a CDS encoding helix-hairpin-helix domain-containing protein → MCDLTKQERLVLVLFIFILLLGSLLSYLFKTNPRFACAVEILDTDRIYYKTDINQAAHDELIAIPGIGPATAKRILSYRQEHGPFRSLEELRSIKGISLQNYQKIVQFLKVKN, encoded by the coding sequence ATGTGTGATCTGACCAAGCAAGAACGCCTTGTTCTTGTTCTTTTTATTTTTATCCTCCTTTTAGGAAGCCTCCTAAGTTATCTTTTTAAAACCAATCCTCGCTTTGCTTGTGCGGTTGAGATCTTAGATACGGATCGTATCTATTACAAAACGGATATCAATCAAGCGGCGCATGATGAACTGATTGCCATTCCTGGTATTGGGCCGGCAACGGCTAAACGCATCCTGTCTTATCGTCAAGAACACGGGCCTTTCCGATCGCTGGAAGAATTAAGATCGATCAAAGGTATCAGCCTCCAGAACTATCAAAAAATAGTTCAATTCCTAAAAGTTAAAAATTAA
- the rlmN gene encoding 23S rRNA (adenine(2503)-C(2))-methyltransferase RlmN, producing MPTPSLSKRNIKGFSYEELVDYFGSIKEKPFRATQVFEWIYQKGASGFEAMSSLPISLRNRLQEDLVFNSIVLEKQNGSADQTNKFLFSLNDKEKIETVLIPAQERTTVCVSTQAGCKFKCGFCASGLGGLRRNLDCGEIIDQILYVKQHSENRPLSHVVFMGVGEPLDNYDNVVKAIRIINSPQGDPIAARRITISTCGLIPQIQKLSQEKIQVELAVSLHGSNNDIRGQLMPVNRKYPLADLVAACRSYIQKTNRQVTFEYILIKNLTCTEKSAEELGKLFKGMICKINLIPYNKVEEFPHEPPTKMEMLLFKQRLAQLGVHATIRMPRGKDVNAACGQLRHSS from the coding sequence ATGCCGACACCGTCCCTTTCCAAAAGAAACATTAAAGGGTTTTCGTATGAAGAGCTGGTAGATTATTTTGGATCTATCAAAGAAAAGCCTTTTCGCGCAACGCAGGTGTTTGAATGGATCTATCAAAAAGGCGCGTCTGGTTTTGAAGCGATGAGCAGTCTTCCCATTTCTTTGCGCAACAGACTGCAGGAAGATCTTGTGTTCAATTCCATTGTTTTAGAAAAACAAAACGGCTCAGCGGACCAAACCAATAAATTTTTATTTTCTTTAAACGATAAAGAGAAAATTGAAACTGTTTTGATCCCCGCGCAAGAACGGACTACGGTTTGCGTGTCTACTCAAGCGGGATGTAAATTTAAGTGCGGGTTTTGCGCCAGCGGTTTGGGAGGGTTGCGGAGAAATTTAGATTGCGGCGAGATCATCGATCAGATCTTATACGTGAAGCAGCATTCTGAAAATCGTCCCTTATCTCACGTTGTTTTTATGGGAGTAGGCGAGCCGCTGGATAATTATGATAATGTCGTTAAAGCCATTCGCATCATTAATTCTCCGCAAGGTGATCCTATCGCTGCCCGACGGATCACGATCTCAACGTGTGGGTTGATCCCTCAGATCCAAAAACTTTCCCAAGAAAAGATCCAGGTTGAATTAGCCGTTTCTTTGCACGGCTCCAATAATGATATTCGCGGGCAACTGATGCCGGTCAATCGAAAGTATCCGTTAGCGGATCTTGTCGCGGCTTGCAGAAGCTATATTCAAAAAACCAACCGACAGGTGACCTTTGAATATATCTTGATCAAGAATTTGACATGCACAGAAAAATCTGCCGAAGAGCTGGGAAAACTTTTCAAGGGGATGATCTGTAAAATAAATTTAATTCCGTATAACAAAGTGGAAGAATTTCCTCATGAACCGCCTACAAAGATGGAAATGCTTCTTTTTAAGCAAAGGCTAGCGCAGCTGGGCGTTCACGCCACGATCCGTATGCCGCGCGGTAAAGATGTCAACGCGGCCTGCGGGCAGTTGAGGCATTCATCGTGA
- a CDS encoding exosortase system-associated protein, TIGR04073 family, whose translation MRKRMLLFISVLFLTFLAQPAFAADNPLQKFNRGIVNIVTAPLEIAKQVDAQWKKSAEAKENKSVGVFNGFWKGVAYTIGRTGSGIWDVVTCPLKTPGNYEPLMKPDFVLDKDSAQKTEK comes from the coding sequence ATGCGAAAACGAATGCTTCTCTTCATCAGTGTTCTCTTCCTGACATTTCTTGCTCAACCTGCCTTTGCCGCCGATAATCCTCTTCAAAAATTTAACCGCGGTATTGTCAATATCGTGACCGCTCCTCTTGAGATCGCCAAACAAGTTGATGCTCAGTGGAAAAAAAGCGCCGAAGCTAAAGAAAACAAAAGCGTCGGAGTTTTTAATGGTTTCTGGAAGGGCGTTGCTTACACGATCGGGCGGACAGGATCAGGCATTTGGGATGTTGTGACATGTCCGCTTAAAACTCCCGGCAACTATGAGCCGCTGATGAAGCCGGATTTTGTTCTCGATAAAGACTCAGCACAAAAGACAGAAAAATAA
- the rpsT gene encoding 30S ribosomal protein S20: protein MPQRRSGVKALRINKKRHTRNLTIKTELKKTLKKFQALVSEKKLEEAKAALKVVFKKIDKAAKRNLLHKNTAARRKSHFSQLLKSIA, encoded by the coding sequence TTGCCACAACGTAGATCAGGTGTTAAAGCCTTACGCATCAACAAAAAAAGACATACGCGTAACTTAACGATAAAAACCGAACTTAAGAAAACTTTGAAGAAATTTCAGGCTTTAGTCAGCGAGAAAAAGCTCGAAGAAGCCAAAGCTGCCTTAAAAGTTGTTTTCAAAAAGATCGATAAGGCCGCGAAACGTAATCTCCTCCATAAAAATACCGCTGCCCGTCGTAAATCTCATTTCAGCCAGCTTCTTAAGTCGATAGCTTAA